The Euphorbia lathyris chromosome 2, ddEupLath1.1, whole genome shotgun sequence genome includes a window with the following:
- the LOC136217555 gene encoding mannose-6-phosphate isomerase 1-like isoform X3, producing the protein MDSEFKFGLRRVRCSIQNYDWGKLGTDSQVARLYELNSGSKIQLDKPYAEFWMGTHESGPSFVVDSGIENGAPSVTLKKWIAQNPDVLGDKVLHKWGCDLPFLFKILSIAKPLSIQAHPDKELAKMLHKLHSDVYKDENHKPEMALAITKFEALCGFISTKELKDVLQNIPEIVELVGSTDANKYLSLNEEDKEEKLKGVLRSMFTQLMSANKEITSRVISKLKNRLHMESQVRQLTDKEQLVLRLEKLYPTDIGVVSAFFFNHVKLNPGQALCLGANEPHAYIYGECIECMATSDNVVRAGLTPKFRDIQTLCSMLTYKQGMPEILKGFPLNPYVTRYLPPFDEFEVDSCILPGKASAVFPAIPGPSIFVVIAGDGEMETGSSKETVNEGDVIFAPSNVEITITTASKLHLYRAGVNSRALL; encoded by the exons ATGGATTCCGAGTTCAAGTTTGGACTCCGGAGAGTGAGATGCTCTATTCAGAACTATGATTGGGGAAAATTAGGGACAGATTCCCAGGTTGCGAGGCTCTACGAATTGAATTCTGGCTCcaaaattcaattagacaaGCCTTATGCTGAGTTTTGGATGGGAACGCATGAGTCCGGACCTTCTTTTGTTGTTGACAGTGGGATAGAGAATGGGGCTCCTAGTGTCACTTTGAAGAAGTGGATTGCTCAGAATCCTGATGTGCTTGGCGATAAGGTTCTTCATAAGTGGGGTTGTGATCTCCCTTTCTTGTTTAAG ATACTTTCCATAGCAAAACCATTGTCCATTCAGGCTCATCCAGATAAAGAACTGGCCAAAATGTTGCACAAGCTTCACTCAGATGTTTACAAGGATGAGAATCACAAGCCTGAGATGGCTCTAGCAATTACAAAGTTTGAGGCTCTTTGTGGTTTTATCAGTACTAAG GAGCTCAAAGATGTGCTTCAGAATATCCCCGAGATTGTTGAATTGGTGGGTAGCACAGATGCAAATAAATATTTAAGTTTGAACGAAGAAGACAAAGAGGAGAAACTGAAGGGAGTTCTGAGATCAATGTTTACCCAACTCATGTCAGCAAACAAAGAGATAACAAGTAGAGTGATATCAAAACTGAAAAACCGATTGCACATGGAAAGCCAG GTAAGGCAACTAACAGACAAGGAACAACTGGTCTTGCGGTTGGAAAAGTTATATCCAACAGATATTGGTGTTGTTTCAGCCTTCTTTTTCAATCATGTGAAGCTTAATCCCGGACAAGCATTGTGTCTCGGGGCAAATGAACCCCACGCATATATATATGGTGAATGCATCGAGTGCATGGCAACATCAGACAACGTTGTTCGGGCTGGCCTCACACCCAAGTTTCGGGATATCCAAACTCTTTGTTCTATGCTCACATACAAACAG GGCATGCCTGAAATCCTGAAAGGGTTTCCTCTGAATCCATATGTGACAAGATACCTGCCGCCTTTTGATGAATTTGAGGTAGATAGCTGCATACTTCCCGGGAAAGCATCGGCAGTGTTCCCTGCAATTCCAGGTCCATCAATATTTGTAGTTATAGCCGGGGACGGAGAAATGGAGACAGGATCGAGTAAGGAGACTGTGAATGAAGGAGATGTCATATTTGCACCTTCCAACGTTGAGATTACCATAACAACTGCTTCAAAGTTGCATCTGTATAGGGCTGGAGTAAATAGCAG GGCTTTATTGTGA
- the LOC136217555 gene encoding mannose-6-phosphate isomerase 1-like isoform X2, with protein sequence MDSEFKFGLRRVRCSIQNYDWGKLGTDSQVARLYELNSGSKIQLDKPYAEFWMGTHESGPSFVVDSGIENGAPSVTLKKWIAQNPDVLGDKVLHKWGCDLPFLFKILSIAKPLSIQAHPDKELAKMLHKLHSDVYKDENHKPEMALAITKFEALCGFISTKELKDVLQNIPEIVELVGSTDANKYLSLNEEDKEEKLKGVLRSMFTQLMSANKEITSRVISKLKNRLHMESQVRQLTDKEQLVLRLEKLYPTDIGVVSAFFFNHVKLNPGQALCLGANEPHAYIYGECIECMATSDNVVRAGLTPKFRDIQTLCSMLTYKQGMPEILKGFPLNPYVTRYLPPFDEFEVDSCILPGKASAVFPAIPGPSIFVVIAGDGEMETGSSKETVNEGDVIFAPSNVEITITTASKLHLYRAGVNSRFFQIL encoded by the exons ATGGATTCCGAGTTCAAGTTTGGACTCCGGAGAGTGAGATGCTCTATTCAGAACTATGATTGGGGAAAATTAGGGACAGATTCCCAGGTTGCGAGGCTCTACGAATTGAATTCTGGCTCcaaaattcaattagacaaGCCTTATGCTGAGTTTTGGATGGGAACGCATGAGTCCGGACCTTCTTTTGTTGTTGACAGTGGGATAGAGAATGGGGCTCCTAGTGTCACTTTGAAGAAGTGGATTGCTCAGAATCCTGATGTGCTTGGCGATAAGGTTCTTCATAAGTGGGGTTGTGATCTCCCTTTCTTGTTTAAG ATACTTTCCATAGCAAAACCATTGTCCATTCAGGCTCATCCAGATAAAGAACTGGCCAAAATGTTGCACAAGCTTCACTCAGATGTTTACAAGGATGAGAATCACAAGCCTGAGATGGCTCTAGCAATTACAAAGTTTGAGGCTCTTTGTGGTTTTATCAGTACTAAG GAGCTCAAAGATGTGCTTCAGAATATCCCCGAGATTGTTGAATTGGTGGGTAGCACAGATGCAAATAAATATTTAAGTTTGAACGAAGAAGACAAAGAGGAGAAACTGAAGGGAGTTCTGAGATCAATGTTTACCCAACTCATGTCAGCAAACAAAGAGATAACAAGTAGAGTGATATCAAAACTGAAAAACCGATTGCACATGGAAAGCCAG GTAAGGCAACTAACAGACAAGGAACAACTGGTCTTGCGGTTGGAAAAGTTATATCCAACAGATATTGGTGTTGTTTCAGCCTTCTTTTTCAATCATGTGAAGCTTAATCCCGGACAAGCATTGTGTCTCGGGGCAAATGAACCCCACGCATATATATATGGTGAATGCATCGAGTGCATGGCAACATCAGACAACGTTGTTCGGGCTGGCCTCACACCCAAGTTTCGGGATATCCAAACTCTTTGTTCTATGCTCACATACAAACAG GGCATGCCTGAAATCCTGAAAGGGTTTCCTCTGAATCCATATGTGACAAGATACCTGCCGCCTTTTGATGAATTTGAGGTAGATAGCTGCATACTTCCCGGGAAAGCATCGGCAGTGTTCCCTGCAATTCCAGGTCCATCAATATTTGTAGTTATAGCCGGGGACGGAGAAATGGAGACAGGATCGAGTAAGGAGACTGTGAATGAAGGAGATGTCATATTTGCACCTTCCAACGTTGAGATTACCATAACAACTGCTTCAAAGTTGCATCTGTATAGGGCTGGAGTAAATAGCAGGTTCTTCCAAATCTTGTGA
- the LOC136217555 gene encoding mannose-6-phosphate isomerase 1-like isoform X1: protein MDSEFKFGLRRVRCSIQNYDWGKLGTDSQVARLYELNSGSKIQLDKPYAEFWMGTHESGPSFVVDSGIENGAPSVTLKKWIAQNPDVLGDKVLHKWGCDLPFLFKILSIAKPLSIQAHPDKELAKMLHKLHSDVYKDENHKPEMALAITKFEALCGFISTKELKDVLQNIPEIVELVGSTDANKYLSLNEEDKEEKLKGVLRSMFTQLMSANKEITSRVISKLKNRLHMESQVRQLTDKEQLVLRLEKLYPTDIGVVSAFFFNHVKLNPGQALCLGANEPHAYIYGECIECMATSDNVVRAGLTPKFRDIQTLCSMLTYKQGMPEILKGFPLNPYVTRYLPPFDEFEVDSCILPGKASAVFPAIPGPSIFVVIAGDGEMETGSSKETVNEGDVIFAPSNVEITITTASKLHLYRAGVNSSSIMARQTTLNSYRPRSTELLANEPNKCWRSMEQQEWK, encoded by the exons ATGGATTCCGAGTTCAAGTTTGGACTCCGGAGAGTGAGATGCTCTATTCAGAACTATGATTGGGGAAAATTAGGGACAGATTCCCAGGTTGCGAGGCTCTACGAATTGAATTCTGGCTCcaaaattcaattagacaaGCCTTATGCTGAGTTTTGGATGGGAACGCATGAGTCCGGACCTTCTTTTGTTGTTGACAGTGGGATAGAGAATGGGGCTCCTAGTGTCACTTTGAAGAAGTGGATTGCTCAGAATCCTGATGTGCTTGGCGATAAGGTTCTTCATAAGTGGGGTTGTGATCTCCCTTTCTTGTTTAAG ATACTTTCCATAGCAAAACCATTGTCCATTCAGGCTCATCCAGATAAAGAACTGGCCAAAATGTTGCACAAGCTTCACTCAGATGTTTACAAGGATGAGAATCACAAGCCTGAGATGGCTCTAGCAATTACAAAGTTTGAGGCTCTTTGTGGTTTTATCAGTACTAAG GAGCTCAAAGATGTGCTTCAGAATATCCCCGAGATTGTTGAATTGGTGGGTAGCACAGATGCAAATAAATATTTAAGTTTGAACGAAGAAGACAAAGAGGAGAAACTGAAGGGAGTTCTGAGATCAATGTTTACCCAACTCATGTCAGCAAACAAAGAGATAACAAGTAGAGTGATATCAAAACTGAAAAACCGATTGCACATGGAAAGCCAG GTAAGGCAACTAACAGACAAGGAACAACTGGTCTTGCGGTTGGAAAAGTTATATCCAACAGATATTGGTGTTGTTTCAGCCTTCTTTTTCAATCATGTGAAGCTTAATCCCGGACAAGCATTGTGTCTCGGGGCAAATGAACCCCACGCATATATATATGGTGAATGCATCGAGTGCATGGCAACATCAGACAACGTTGTTCGGGCTGGCCTCACACCCAAGTTTCGGGATATCCAAACTCTTTGTTCTATGCTCACATACAAACAG GGCATGCCTGAAATCCTGAAAGGGTTTCCTCTGAATCCATATGTGACAAGATACCTGCCGCCTTTTGATGAATTTGAGGTAGATAGCTGCATACTTCCCGGGAAAGCATCGGCAGTGTTCCCTGCAATTCCAGGTCCATCAATATTTGTAGTTATAGCCGGGGACGGAGAAATGGAGACAGGATCGAGTAAGGAGACTGTGAATGAAGGAGATGTCATATTTGCACCTTCCAACGTTGAGATTACCATAACAACTGCTTCAAAGTTGCATCTGTATAGGGCTGGAGTAAATAGCAG TTCTATCATGGCTCGTCAGACCACACTTAACTCATACAGGCCGAGAAGCACAGAACTACTAGCCAATGAGCCAAACAAATGCTGGAGAAG TATGGAACAACAAGAATGGAAGTAG